A single region of the Leclercia sp. AS011 genome encodes:
- the pyrG gene encoding glutamine hydrolyzing CTP synthase — translation MTTNYIFVTGGVVSSLGKGIAAASLAAILEARGLNVTMMKLDPYINVDPGTMSPIQHGEVFVTEDGAETDLDLGHYERFIRTKMTRRNNFTTGRIYSDVLRKERRGDYLGATVQVIPHITNAIKERIIAGGEGHDVVLVEIGGTVGDIESLPFLEAIRQLAVDIGREHALFMHLTLVPYMAAAGEVKTKPTQHSVKELLSIGIQPDILVCRSDRAVPANERAKIALFCNVPEKAVISMKDVDSIYKIPGLLKSQGLDDYICKRFSLNCPEANLSEWEQVIYEEANPAGEVTIGMVGKYIELPDAYKSVIEALKHGGLKNRVTVNIKLIDSQDVETRGVEILKDLDAILIPGGFGYRGVEGKIATARYARENNIPYLGICLGMQVALIEFARNVVGMENANSTEFVPDCKYPVVALITEWRDEEGNVEVRTEKSDLGGTMRLGSQACQLSDDSLVRQMYGAPTITERHRHRYEVNNLLLKQIEAAGLRIAGRSGDDQLVEIIEVPNHPWFVACQFHPEFTSTPRDGHPLFAGFVKAANEFQKRQAK, via the coding sequence ATGACAACGAACTATATTTTTGTGACCGGCGGGGTTGTATCCTCTCTGGGTAAAGGCATTGCCGCAGCCTCCCTCGCAGCCATTCTTGAAGCCCGTGGCCTCAATGTGACCATGATGAAGCTGGATCCGTACATCAACGTCGATCCAGGTACCATGAGCCCGATCCAACACGGGGAAGTGTTCGTTACTGAAGACGGCGCTGAAACCGATCTGGACCTGGGTCACTACGAGCGCTTCATTCGCACCAAAATGACCCGTCGTAACAACTTCACGACTGGCCGTATCTACTCCGACGTTCTGCGCAAAGAGCGCCGTGGCGACTATCTGGGCGCAACCGTACAGGTTATCCCGCACATCACCAACGCCATTAAAGAGCGCATCATTGCCGGTGGCGAAGGCCACGACGTGGTGCTGGTCGAAATCGGCGGTACCGTCGGTGATATCGAATCCCTGCCGTTCCTTGAAGCGATTCGCCAGCTGGCGGTGGATATCGGTCGTGAACACGCGCTGTTCATGCACCTGACCCTGGTGCCGTACATGGCTGCCGCAGGTGAAGTGAAAACCAAGCCGACCCAGCACTCGGTGAAAGAGCTGCTCTCCATCGGTATTCAGCCTGACATCCTGGTTTGCCGTTCAGATCGTGCCGTTCCGGCCAATGAACGCGCGAAAATTGCATTGTTCTGTAACGTGCCAGAAAAAGCCGTTATTTCAATGAAAGATGTCGATTCCATTTATAAAATCCCGGGCCTGTTGAAATCACAGGGCCTGGACGATTATATTTGTAAACGATTCAGCTTGAACTGTCCGGAAGCTAACCTGTCTGAATGGGAACAGGTTATTTATGAAGAAGCGAACCCGGCAGGCGAAGTGACTATCGGTATGGTCGGCAAGTACATTGAACTGCCGGACGCCTATAAGTCAGTGATCGAAGCGCTGAAACACGGTGGCCTGAAGAACCGCGTAACCGTCAACATCAAGCTGATTGATTCGCAGGATGTTGAAACCCGCGGTGTCGAAATTCTGAAAGATCTGGATGCTATTCTCATCCCTGGCGGCTTCGGCTACCGTGGCGTTGAAGGCAAGATCGCTACCGCACGCTATGCGCGTGAAAACAATATTCCTTACCTCGGCATTTGCCTGGGTATGCAGGTTGCGCTGATTGAATTTGCCCGCAACGTTGTGGGGATGGAAAACGCGAACTCTACGGAATTTGTGCCAGACTGTAAGTACCCTGTTGTGGCGCTTATTACCGAATGGCGCGACGAAGAAGGTAACGTCGAAGTCCGTACCGAGAAGAGCGATCTGGGTGGCACGATGCGTCTGGGTTCTCAGGCCTGTCAGCTTTCCGACGATAGTCTGGTACGCCAGATGTACGGTGCGCCGACAATCACTGAACGCCATCGTCACCGTTACGAAGTCAACAACCTGCTGTTGAAACAAATTGAAGCTGCGGGCCTGCGTATTGCGGGACGCTCCGGGGATGATCAGTTGGTCGAGATCATCGAAGTGCCGAACCACCCATGGTTCGTCGCCTGTCAGTTCCACCCGGAATTTACTTCTACGCCGCGTGATGGACACCCGCTGTTTGCTGGCTTTGTGAAAGCCGCCAATGAGTTCCAGAAGCGTCAGGCGAAGTAA
- the eno gene encoding phosphopyruvate hydratase produces the protein MSKIVKVIGREIIDSRGNPTVEAEVHLEGGFVGMAAAPSGASTGSREALELRDGDKSRFLGKGVTKAVGAVNGPIAQAILGKDAKDQAGIDKIMIDLDGTENKSNFGANAILAVSLANAKAAAASKGQPLFEHIAELNGTPGKYSMPVPMMNIINGGEHADNNVDIQEFMIQPVGAKTLKEAVRMGSEVFHNLAKVLKAKGMNTAVGDEGGYAPNLGSNAEALAVIAEAVKAAGYELGTDITLAMDCAASEFYKDGKYVLAGEGNKAFTSEEFTHFLEDLTKQYPIVSIEDGLDESDWDGFAYQTKVLGDKIQLVGDDLFVTNTKILKEGIEKGIVNSILIKFNQIGSLTETLAAIKMAKDAGYTAVISHRSGETEDATIADLAVGTAAGQIKTGSMSRSDRVAKYNQLIRIEEALGEKAPYNGRKEIKGQ, from the coding sequence ATGTCCAAAATCGTTAAAGTCATCGGTCGTGAAATCATCGACTCCCGTGGTAACCCGACTGTTGAAGCCGAAGTACACCTGGAAGGTGGTTTCGTCGGTATGGCAGCTGCGCCGTCAGGTGCATCTACTGGTTCCCGCGAAGCGCTGGAACTGCGCGATGGCGACAAATCCCGTTTCCTGGGCAAAGGCGTAACCAAAGCTGTTGGCGCGGTTAACGGCCCAATTGCACAGGCAATCCTTGGCAAAGACGCCAAAGACCAGGCTGGCATCGATAAAATCATGATCGATCTGGACGGTACTGAAAACAAATCTAACTTCGGTGCGAACGCAATCCTGGCGGTTTCCCTGGCAAACGCCAAAGCGGCAGCTGCTTCTAAAGGTCAGCCACTGTTCGAACACATCGCTGAACTGAACGGTACTCCAGGCAAATACTCTATGCCTGTTCCGATGATGAACATCATCAACGGCGGCGAGCACGCAGACAACAACGTTGATATTCAGGAATTCATGATTCAGCCAGTTGGCGCGAAAACCCTGAAAGAAGCGGTACGTATGGGTTCTGAAGTGTTCCACAACCTGGCTAAAGTTCTGAAAGCTAAAGGTATGAACACTGCAGTTGGTGACGAAGGTGGCTATGCGCCAAACCTGGGCTCCAACGCCGAAGCACTGGCTGTTATCGCTGAAGCGGTTAAAGCAGCTGGCTACGAGCTGGGCACCGACATCACCCTGGCGATGGACTGTGCAGCATCTGAATTCTACAAAGACGGTAAATACGTTCTGGCTGGCGAAGGCAACAAAGCCTTCACCTCCGAAGAGTTCACTCACTTCCTGGAAGACCTGACCAAACAGTACCCAATCGTCTCTATCGAAGACGGTCTGGACGAATCTGACTGGGATGGTTTCGCATACCAGACTAAAGTTCTGGGCGACAAAATCCAGCTGGTTGGTGACGATCTGTTCGTAACCAACACCAAGATCCTGAAAGAAGGTATCGAGAAAGGCATCGTTAACTCCATCCTGATCAAATTCAACCAGATCGGTTCTCTGACCGAAACTCTGGCTGCGATCAAAATGGCGAAAGACGCTGGCTACACTGCCGTTATCTCTCACCGTTCAGGCGAAACTGAAGACGCGACCATCGCTGACCTGGCTGTTGGTACCGCTGCTGGCCAGATCAAAACTGGTTCTATGAGCCGTTCTGACCGTGTTGCTAAATACAACCAGCTGATTCGTATCGAAGAAGCGCTGGGCGAAAAAGCACCATACAACGGCCGTAAAGAGATCAAAGGTCAGTAA
- a CDS encoding MurR/RpiR family transcriptional regulator has protein sequence MSENENLLLRLRQGVSGYSPTQQKLGEFVLSDPAKVLYYTITELARESETSEASVTRLCRTLGCKGYTEFKMALALDVQRDQTPVAQGDRVDEVVEESVLALRDTARLLDREMLLQAAQALHQARSVSIYGVAASAIVGDYLHYKLLRLGKPAQLLSDMHRASMSATTLGKEDLVVAISSSGSTRDLLHVVKLARKRGARVLALSNTPRSPLASISDMQLVAAKPEGPLSAGALNAKVGVMLLVELLATTLISLDDRYGDASQQTASATLPLLL, from the coding sequence ATGTCAGAAAATGAAAATCTGCTGCTGAGGCTGCGACAGGGCGTCTCTGGCTACAGTCCGACCCAACAAAAACTGGGCGAGTTCGTCTTAAGCGATCCGGCAAAAGTGCTCTACTACACCATTACCGAACTGGCGCGCGAGAGCGAAACCAGCGAGGCCAGCGTGACCAGGCTGTGCCGCACGCTGGGTTGCAAGGGCTATACCGAGTTTAAGATGGCGCTGGCGCTGGACGTTCAGCGTGACCAGACGCCGGTTGCGCAGGGCGATCGGGTGGATGAGGTCGTGGAGGAGTCCGTTCTGGCGCTGCGGGATACCGCCCGGCTGCTGGACAGGGAGATGCTGTTACAGGCCGCCCAGGCGCTGCACCAGGCGCGGTCGGTCTCTATCTACGGCGTGGCGGCAAGCGCCATCGTGGGCGACTATCTGCACTATAAACTGTTGCGTCTGGGTAAACCTGCGCAGCTGTTAAGCGACATGCACCGCGCCTCGATGAGCGCAACCACGCTGGGTAAAGAGGATCTGGTGGTGGCGATTTCGAGTTCAGGCTCTACCCGCGATCTGTTGCACGTGGTGAAACTGGCGCGTAAACGCGGAGCGCGCGTGCTGGCGCTCAGCAATACGCCGCGCAGCCCGCTGGCTTCCATCAGCGATATGCAGCTGGTTGCAGCAAAACCCGAAGGCCCGCTCAGCGCCGGGGCGCTGAATGCCAAGGTGGGAGTGATGCTGTTGGTGGAGCTGCTTGCCACAACGCTCATCTCGCTTGACGACCGCTACGGTGACGCCAGCCAGCAAACCGCCAGCGCTACCCTGCCCCTGCTGCTGTAA
- a CDS encoding PTS transporter subunit EIIC — protein sequence MMQMFSGASSGAWFEKAQRFGKSFMLPIAVLPAAGLLLGIGGALSNPNTLAAYPFLDVGWLQAIFTIMSSAGSIVFANLSVLFAVGVAVGLAKTDKGTAGLAALLAFLVMNATINALLILNGTLAQENPGAVGQGMTLGIQTLETGVFGGVVIGLVTCTLHHRFNKIALPQFLGFFGGSRFVPIISSLAAILVGAVMTVVWPHFQKLIFGLGGLVDATGYLGTFLYGFILRMLGPFGLHHIFYLPFWTTALGGSEIVNGQLVEGTQRIFFAQLADPNTQQFYAGTSRFMSGRFITMMFGLLGACLAMYHTAKPENKKRVAGLLFSAALTSFLTGITEPIEFSFLFIAPVLYVIHALFDGLAFMLAHILHITIGQTFSGGFIDFVLFGILQGEAKTHWLYVPLVGVPWFFLYYFTFRFLINRFDFATPGREKEAVAETALPQSERAQAIIEGLGGRENLVEVDCCATRLRVTVKEGGKVNEAMLKATGARGVILRGNGVQVIYGPHVTIIKNEVEEILS from the coding sequence ATGATGCAAATGTTCAGCGGCGCCTCGTCGGGTGCCTGGTTTGAAAAAGCCCAGCGCTTCGGCAAATCCTTTATGTTACCTATTGCCGTGCTGCCTGCCGCGGGTCTGCTGCTGGGCATTGGCGGTGCGCTGTCGAACCCCAACACGCTCGCGGCTTACCCTTTCCTGGATGTGGGCTGGCTCCAGGCGATATTCACCATCATGAGCAGTGCCGGTTCGATTGTTTTTGCCAATCTGTCGGTGCTCTTTGCCGTGGGGGTGGCCGTTGGGCTGGCGAAAACCGATAAGGGTACCGCAGGCCTGGCGGCACTGCTGGCGTTCCTGGTAATGAATGCCACCATCAATGCGCTGCTGATCCTGAACGGCACCCTGGCGCAGGAGAATCCCGGCGCGGTGGGGCAGGGGATGACGCTGGGCATTCAGACTCTGGAAACTGGCGTCTTTGGCGGGGTGGTGATCGGGCTGGTGACCTGTACGCTGCATCACCGGTTTAACAAGATTGCCCTGCCGCAATTTCTCGGTTTCTTTGGCGGGTCACGCTTTGTGCCTATTATCAGTTCGCTGGCGGCGATACTGGTGGGGGCCGTCATGACCGTCGTCTGGCCGCACTTTCAGAAGCTGATCTTCGGCCTCGGCGGTCTGGTCGATGCGACCGGTTATCTGGGCACCTTCCTGTACGGCTTTATCCTGCGTATGCTCGGCCCGTTTGGCCTGCACCACATTTTCTATCTGCCCTTCTGGACCACCGCGCTCGGCGGCAGCGAGATCGTTAACGGTCAGCTGGTTGAAGGTACGCAGCGCATCTTCTTTGCTCAGCTCGCCGACCCGAATACCCAGCAGTTCTATGCCGGCACCTCGCGCTTTATGTCCGGACGCTTTATCACCATGATGTTTGGCCTGCTTGGTGCCTGTCTGGCGATGTATCACACGGCAAAACCTGAAAATAAAAAGCGGGTGGCGGGGCTGCTCTTTTCGGCGGCGCTGACCTCTTTCCTGACCGGGATCACCGAGCCGATCGAGTTCTCCTTCCTGTTTATCGCCCCGGTGCTGTACGTCATCCACGCGCTGTTCGACGGGCTGGCCTTTATGCTCGCCCACATTCTGCACATCACCATAGGACAGACCTTCTCGGGCGGTTTTATCGATTTCGTGCTGTTCGGCATTCTGCAGGGCGAAGCCAAAACCCACTGGCTGTACGTGCCGCTGGTTGGGGTCCCGTGGTTCTTCCTTTACTACTTCACCTTCCGCTTCCTGATTAACCGTTTCGATTTTGCGACCCCGGGCCGGGAGAAAGAGGCCGTGGCGGAAACCGCACTTCCTCAAAGCGAACGGGCGCAGGCGATTATTGAAGGTCTGGGCGGCAGAGAAAACCTGGTCGAAGTGGACTGCTGCGCCACACGGTTACGCGTGACGGTGAAAGAGGGCGGAAAAGTGAACGAAGCCATGCTGAAAGCGACCGGTGCGCGCGGGGTGATCCTGCGGGGCAATGGCGTACAGGTTATCTATGGTCCGCACGTCACTATTATCAAAAATGAAGTTGAAGAGATCTTATCGTAA
- a CDS encoding N-acetylmannosamine-6-phosphate 2-epimerase codes for MKNVLEILKGKLIVSCQALDNEPLHSPFIMARMALAAAQGGAVAIRANSVVDIAAIREQVSLPVIGIIKRDYPDSEVFITATLREVDELMAVKPDIIALDATARPRPGGQTLAGLMAAIRAQYPSQLLMADIATVEEAKTAQALGFDCVGTTLYGYTADTAGHKLKERECEFLREVVAAVTIPVVAEGNVETPELAARCLESGAYTVVVGGAITRPQQITARFVGAMEAQSTDRA; via the coding sequence ATGAAAAATGTACTGGAAATTCTGAAAGGTAAACTGATCGTCTCGTGCCAGGCGCTGGATAACGAGCCTCTGCACAGCCCGTTTATTATGGCGCGCATGGCGCTGGCAGCCGCACAGGGCGGGGCGGTGGCCATCCGCGCCAACAGCGTCGTGGACATCGCGGCCATCAGGGAACAGGTTTCGCTGCCGGTGATCGGCATCATCAAGCGCGACTATCCCGACAGCGAGGTATTTATTACCGCCACACTGCGGGAGGTGGATGAGCTGATGGCAGTCAAACCGGACATTATCGCCCTTGATGCCACCGCGCGTCCGCGTCCCGGCGGCCAGACGCTCGCCGGACTGATGGCAGCGATCCGGGCGCAATACCCGTCCCAGCTGCTGATGGCGGATATCGCCACGGTGGAGGAGGCGAAAACCGCCCAGGCGCTGGGTTTTGACTGCGTCGGCACCACGCTTTACGGCTACACCGCCGATACCGCAGGCCATAAGCTGAAAGAGCGGGAGTGTGAATTTCTGCGCGAGGTTGTCGCAGCCGTCACTATTCCGGTGGTGGCCGAGGGCAATGTCGAAACGCCGGAACTGGCTGCCCGCTGCCTTGAGTCAGGCGCGTATACGGTGGTGGTTGGCGGTGCGATCACCCGTCCGCAGCAGATTACCGCGCGATTTGTTGGCGCAATGGAGGCACAGAGCACCGATCGGGCATGA
- the queE gene encoding 7-carboxy-7-deazaguanine synthase QueE, which produces MQYPINEMFQTLQGEGYFTGVPAIFIRLQGCPVGCAWCDTKHTWDKLADREVSLFSILAKTKESDKWGAANPEDLLAIIGRQGWTARHVVITGGEPCIHDLIPLTSLLEKNGYSCQIETSGTHEVRCSHTTWVTVSPKVNMRGGYDVLSQALERADEIKHPVGRVRDIEALDELLVTLTDDKQRVIALQPISQKEDATRLCIETCIARNWRLSMQTHKYLNIA; this is translated from the coding sequence ATGCAGTACCCGATTAACGAGATGTTCCAGACCCTGCAAGGCGAGGGTTACTTCACCGGCGTTCCCGCTATCTTTATCCGTTTGCAGGGATGCCCGGTTGGCTGTGCCTGGTGCGACACCAAACATACCTGGGATAAGCTTGCGGATCGGGAAGTGTCGCTGTTTAGCATCCTGGCGAAAACCAAAGAGAGCGACAAATGGGGCGCGGCAAACCCGGAAGATCTGCTGGCGATTATTGGCCGTCAGGGCTGGACCGCGCGCCACGTGGTGATCACCGGCGGCGAGCCCTGCATCCATGACCTGATCCCGCTGACCTCGCTGCTCGAAAAAAACGGCTACAGCTGCCAGATTGAGACCAGCGGCACCCACGAAGTGCGCTGCTCTCACACCACCTGGGTCACCGTGTCGCCAAAAGTGAACATGCGCGGCGGTTACGATGTGTTATCCCAGGCGCTGGAGCGGGCGGATGAGATCAAACACCCGGTCGGACGCGTACGCGATATCGAAGCGCTGGATGAGCTGCTCGTGACGCTGACCGACGACAAACAGCGGGTAATTGCCCTGCAGCCGATCAGTCAGAAAGAGGACGCTACCCGTCTGTGCATCGAAACCTGCATTGCGCGTAACTGGCGTCTGTCGATGCAGACGCACAAGTACCTGAATATTGCCTAA
- the queD gene encoding 6-carboxytetrahydropterin synthase QueD has protein sequence MMSTTLFKDFIFEAAHHLPHVPEGHKCGRLHGHSFMVRLEITGEVDPHTGWIMDFSELKAAFKPTYNRLDHYYLNDIPGLENPTSEVLAKWIWNEMKPLVPLLSAVMIKETCTAGCIYRGE, from the coding sequence ATGATGTCCACCACACTGTTTAAAGATTTCATCTTCGAAGCCGCCCACCATCTCCCTCACGTCCCGGAAGGCCATAAATGTGGTCGCCTGCACGGGCACTCCTTTATGGTGCGCCTTGAAATTACGGGTGAGGTCGATCCGCATACGGGCTGGATTATGGACTTCTCCGAACTGAAAGCGGCGTTTAAACCGACCTATAACCGCCTCGATCACTACTATCTGAATGATATTCCTGGACTGGAAAACCCGACCAGCGAAGTGCTGGCCAAATGGATCTGGAATGAGATGAAACCGCTGGTGCCACTGCTGAGCGCGGTGATGATCAAAGAGACCTGCACCGCAGGCTGTATCTATCGCGGAGAGTGA
- the cysJ gene encoding NADPH-dependent assimilatory sulfite reductase flavoprotein subunit gives MTTQAPPSNLLPLNPEQLARLQAATTDFSPTQLAWVSGYFWGMLNQQPGAVVSAPAAAVEIPAITLISASQTGNARRVAEALRDDLLAAKLNVNLVNAGDYKFKQIASEKLVVVVTSTQGEGEPPEEAVALHKFLFSKKAPKLTGTAFAVFGLGDSSYEFFCQSGKDFDSKLAELGGERLLDRVDTDVEYQAAAAEWRARIVDVLKARVPKETPAQAAVTAAGVVNDIHTSPYTKEAPLTASLSVNQKITGRDSEKDVRHIEIDLGDSGLRYQPGDALGVWYQNDPALVKELVELLWLKGDEPVSVDGKTLPLAEALEWHFELTVNTANIVENYATLTRSESLLPLVGDKAKLQQYAATTPIVDMVRFAPAQLDADALIGLLRPLTPRLYSIASAQAEVETEVHVTVGVVRYDIEGRARAGGASSFLADRVEEEGEVRVFIEHNDNFRLPANPETPVIMIGPGTGIAPFRAFMQQRAADEAPGKNWLFFGNPHFTEDFLYQVEWQRYVKEGVLSRIDLAWSRDQKQKIYVQDKLREQGAELWRWINDGAHIYVCGDANRMAKDVEQALLEVIAEFGGMDTESADEFLSELRVERRYQRDVY, from the coding sequence ATGACAACACAGGCCCCACCTTCAAATTTGCTTCCCCTGAACCCGGAGCAACTGGCACGCCTGCAGGCAGCCACCACTGATTTTTCGCCTACCCAGCTTGCCTGGGTCTCCGGTTATTTCTGGGGAATGCTCAATCAACAGCCGGGTGCTGTAGTGAGTGCACCGGCTGCGGCCGTTGAGATCCCGGCAATTACGCTTATCTCCGCTTCGCAGACCGGCAACGCCCGTCGCGTGGCGGAAGCGCTGCGGGACGATCTGCTGGCGGCCAAACTGAACGTGAACCTGGTGAACGCCGGGGATTATAAATTTAAGCAAATCGCGTCAGAGAAGCTGGTTGTCGTGGTGACCTCGACCCAGGGCGAAGGTGAGCCGCCTGAAGAAGCGGTGGCGCTGCATAAGTTTCTGTTCTCGAAGAAAGCGCCAAAACTGACGGGCACCGCCTTTGCGGTCTTCGGCCTCGGCGACTCTTCCTACGAATTCTTCTGCCAGTCCGGCAAAGATTTTGACAGCAAGCTGGCTGAACTGGGCGGCGAGCGCCTGCTGGATCGCGTGGATACTGACGTCGAATACCAGGCCGCGGCGGCCGAATGGCGCGCGCGCATTGTCGATGTGCTGAAAGCCCGCGTGCCGAAAGAGACCCCCGCGCAGGCGGCGGTGACCGCGGCTGGCGTGGTCAACGACATCCACACCAGTCCATACACCAAAGAAGCCCCGCTGACGGCGAGCCTCTCGGTGAATCAGAAAATCACCGGTCGTGATTCTGAAAAAGACGTCCGCCATATCGAAATCGATTTAGGCGACTCCGGCCTGCGCTACCAGCCAGGTGATGCTCTTGGGGTCTGGTATCAGAACGATCCGGCGCTGGTGAAAGAGCTGGTTGAGCTGCTGTGGCTGAAGGGCGATGAGCCGGTCAGCGTAGACGGCAAAACGTTGCCCCTCGCTGAAGCGCTGGAGTGGCATTTCGAGCTGACCGTCAACACCGCGAACATCGTGGAAAACTACGCCACCCTGACCCGCAGCGAATCCCTGCTGCCGCTGGTGGGTGACAAAGCCAAACTGCAGCAGTATGCCGCCACCACGCCAATCGTGGATATGGTGCGTTTTGCCCCGGCACAGCTGGATGCCGACGCGTTAATTGGCCTGCTGCGTCCGCTGACGCCGCGCCTCTACTCTATCGCCTCCGCCCAGGCCGAGGTGGAAACTGAAGTCCACGTTACCGTGGGCGTGGTGCGCTACGACATCGAAGGTCGCGCCCGTGCCGGTGGTGCCTCGAGCTTCCTGGCGGATCGCGTGGAAGAAGAGGGTGAGGTGCGGGTCTTTATCGAGCACAACGACAACTTCCGTCTGCCGGCTAACCCGGAAACGCCAGTGATCATGATTGGCCCGGGCACCGGTATTGCACCCTTCCGCGCCTTTATGCAGCAGCGCGCCGCCGACGAGGCGCCGGGTAAAAACTGGCTGTTCTTCGGCAACCCGCACTTCACCGAAGATTTCCTCTACCAGGTGGAGTGGCAACGCTACGTGAAAGAAGGGGTGCTGAGCCGCATCGATCTGGCCTGGTCCCGGGATCAAAAACAAAAAATATACGTACAAGACAAACTGCGCGAACAGGGCGCAGAGCTGTGGCGCTGGATCAATGACGGTGCCCACATTTATGTCTGCGGCGACGCCAATCGCATGGCGAAAGACGTTGAGCAGGCACTGCTGGAAGTGATTGCTGAATTCGGTGGCATGGATACTGAATCGGCGGATGAATTTTTAAGTGAGCTGCGCGTCGAGCGCCGTTATCAGCGAGATGTCTACTAA